CATGATGAATTTTCGAAAAAAGCACGTGCACTTTTTGTCGAAGATGCTGAAATAAAGGTAGCAAACGTTATGGAGGCATTATGTCGTTAGACATGAATCATATTCAAAAATTAATTAATGAAAAAAATGGACGCATCCACCTGATCGGGGTGGGGGGGTCGGGAATGAGTGGGATCGCCCGAATCCTCCTCCAGAAAGGTTGCCCAGTCAGTGGCTCTGACCTGCTACAGAATAACGAGATTGAAAAACTCCAGGCGCTGGGATTAAAATTCCAGAACCGCCATCATGCCAGCCATGTAAAGGATGCGGCCTTGGTGGTTTATTCATCGGCTATCCGTTGTGAAAATGAAGAGTATAAAGCCGCACAAGAAGAGGGTATTCCCTTGGTTCGTAGGGCTGAGGCATTGAGTGTATTGATGGGTTCGCAAAAGTCTGTGGCGGTAGCTGGAATGCATGGGAAAACCACCACGACGTCGATGTTGGCATTTGTCTTGAAAGCTTGTCACCAGCAACCCAGCTACTACGTGGGTGCCGAAGTGCCTGACCTTGGCGCGAGTGCGGAGCTGGGTATGGGCGAGCAATTTGTTGCGGAGATTGATGAAAGCGATGGTACGGTGACATTGTTTGAGCCGGAGTATAGTATTGTGTTGAATATTGAGGAAGAGCATCTCGATTATTACAAAGATATCAGGGCTATCCTCTCGGCCTTTGAGACGCTGGGGAGTAATACCCAGAAGAAAATTTTCTACTGCGCAGATGACACTGAAACTTTCCTGCTCTTTGCGAAAAGTGACAAGGCGGTCAGTTTTGGATTTGGTGATGTGTCGACTATTAGGGCTATTGACGTGCAGCCGGGGCAATTCAGCTCGACATTCAAGGTTATGAATAATAACTGTTTGCTCGGATCTGTGACGCTGAATGTCCCCGGCAGGCAGAATATTTCCAATTCCCTTGCGGTGATTGCTGTTGCCCTTGAGTTCAACCTTTCATTTGAAAAAGTCGCCAAAGCATTGGGCGGATTTTGTGGTGCCAGAAGGCGTTTTGAAGTGAAGCTCAAGACAAATAATTTTGTTGTTGTCGATGATTACGCCCACCATCCTACTGAGATTAAAGCGACTTTAGCAGCGGCCAAAAGCGGTCATAGCCAGAGGATTATTGCTCTCTTTCAACCGCACCGTTACAGCAGGACCATGCATTTCAGGGATGAGTTTGCCAAGGCATTTAGTGATGCAGACCTGCTTTTCCTGACCGATATATATGCGGCCAGTGAAAAGCCCGTTGACGGGGTCACTGGAAAAACAATTTATGATGCCGTCAAGCTGGAGTCTGGTATCCAAGTGGATTATGAACCAAATTTCCGCAAGTTACTCTCAAAGGTTTCGCAAATTGCTCAGCCTGGGGACATGATTATCACTCTCGGGGCAGGGAATATCCATGAGGTGGCGGCTAAAATTGCGGATGAACTCAAGACTTTTGAAGGCATCCGGGCTGTGACAAAGCCTGAAACAAAAATTCTCCGCCAAGAACCAATGCGTAAACATACCACCATGCATGTGGGTGGTCCGGCACAATTTTGGATTGAACCAGCTGACGAGGTGGACCTGAAGGTTATTCTAGAGTACGCAGCCTCCCATGATATTCCACGCATTGTGGTCGGACGCGGGAGCAATTTGCTCGTCAAGGAAGGGGGGATTAATGGGTTTGTGCTCCATCTTGGTTCCCCGTATTTTAAACGGGTTGAAATTCTTGAAGGTAACAGGATCCTTACAGGTGCCGGTGCGCGTAATAAGGAAGTCGTGATGCAGCTCAAGCGGATGAATCTCGGAGGATTTGAGTATTTGGCCGGAGTTCCGGGGAATATAGGCGGCGCATTAAGGATGAATGCAGGAGCCATGGAGGGGAGCACATTTGATGTCGTCGAGAGTGTCCGCTTTATGGATGACCGAGGAATCATTTATGACAAAAAGAAAGAGGAGCTGGAAGTTTATTACCGTAATGTTCCTGTATTCAGGACTCACATAGCCCTTTCCGCAGTTTTGAAAGCCAGTGTCGATACGACTGAGCAGATTACCCAACGCCTCAAGGTGATGGATACAAAACGCTGGACGACACAGCCGGCGGCCCCTAGTGCCGGGTGCATTTTTAAAAATCCCGCAATGTGTGGGGCAGGGAAATTGATTGATGAGCTCGGACTGAAAGATACGAGGGTCGGAGGCGTGCGTGTCTCCGATATCCACGGTAATTTTATCATCAATGATGCCAAAGGCACCGCCAATGATGTCTTAGAATTGATCGAAATCATCAAACAAAAAGCCAAGGAAGTCCGGGGTATCGAACTCGAAACGGAAGTGATGATCTTGGGCGAGGATGAGGATGGAGTGATTTATGAATAAACCGGTTTCACAAATGAATATTGCAGTCCTTAAAGGGGGGATTTCAAGCGAACGCGAAGTTTCCCTCCGCTCAGGGGCTGCCGTCGCAGAGGCATTAGCCGGGGAAGTGGCTTCAGTTGTAGAAGTCGACATCCAGTCGAAAGATTTTTCACTGCCAGCAGGTATCGATTTTGCCTTTTTAGCGTTGCATGGGGAATTTGGCGAGGATGGACAAATACAAAATATCCTAGAGCATAAAAAAATTCTCTACTCGGGGGCGGGTGTAGAAGAAAGTAGGAATGGCTTTGATAAAATCCTGACAAAGTTACTCTTCGAAAAAGCTTCTGTCAAAACCCCCGGATTTGAACTCCTTGACGAGCCCCAGGCTCGTTTAAGCAAATTGCATGCGCCAATCGTGATCAAGCCGCCATGCCAAGGTTCCAGTGTAGGTATCGAGATTATCAAGGGAGAGTCTTTAATTGCTGGTGCTATCCAAAGGGGCTACCGCTACGGTTCGCGCCTGTTAGTAGAGGAATTCCACCAGGGGCGTGAATTGACGGTGGGGGTGATAGGAGGAGAAGTGCTTCCGGTAGTCGAAATCCGTCCAAAGAGTGGTTTTTACGATTACACAAATAAATATACCCAAGGGGCGTCGGAGTACCAAGTGCCTGCGGATCTTTCTCCGGAGGAAACTGAAATTGTGCAGGCGGAGGCTTTAAAGGCTTATCATGCAATCAGTGGACACCTTGTTTACGGGCGCGTGGATGTGATCCTCGATTCGAAAAAGAATCCATGGGTATTGGAGGTCAATACCATTCCTGGTATGACGGGGACGAGCCTGCTCCCGAAAGCGGCGGCGGCAATGGGCATTAGTTTTCCAGCACTCTGTTTGAAAGTGATTGTCGAGTCGTTAAAAGCCCGGCTATCAGTCAGTGAGGTGTTATTATGAATTACCGGAGAAGCACGGGAATAAACCCGAAACTTTTGAATGTCAAGGTCACTTCCCGTAAGAAGACGACGGTTAAAACCCAATCCTCGGGAAAATTTCTCTTGGTACTGGTGATTGTTGTTTTCTCCCTGACGGCAACAGTATTGGCTACAAAATTCCTAGCCCAAAAAATGTTTTATGAAAATGAGAGTTATACGCTCCAGAATATTTACATCGATAACCATGCCCAGATGAGCCAAGTCGAAATCCTGCAAATTGCCCAAGTAAAAAAAGGGGATAACCTTTTTGCTCTGGATTTGGAGGAAGTCCGCAGCAAACTTGAAGGGATCCCTCATATTAAAAATGCAGAGGTTTATCGACAGCTACCGGATTCCTTAACCATCCGGCTCATTGAAAGGCAACCTGTCGCGCGATTGGGGCTGTGGTCCGGGAAAGTGGATAATGGGGTGAGGGTTATTGACCAATATTTATTAGATGACGAGTCCGTCGTGATGGGCCGCCGGCCGGCGCAATCCCCTCATTATCCTTTTTTAGTCGGTCTGAATGAAAAACAGGAAATTAAGGAGGGTATGAAACTGGCTAACCCGGAGGCCATTGCCGCCTGTAAATTATTAAAAAGAATTGATGTCAGCCCGGCCCGTTCGATTATTGAAATTGTCCAAATAGATGTTTCAAAAAAAGATCAGGTGACGTTGGTCTTGAATGACGGGGCAAGGATCAAAGTTTTGTCGCAATTTGTGGACGAACACATTGAAAGGCTCGAAGCGATTTTAAATTACACACATCAAAACGAAAAAATCCTGCAAACAGCTGATCTGACGGTGGATCGGAATGTGCCGGTGGTATTCCAACCATAGGAAAAGGGGGAGGAAGTAATGAGGAATAAATCAAAAATTATAGTAGGATTGGAAGTAGGGACTTCCAAAGTGACAGCCATTGTCGGGGAGATAAAACCGGACAACTCGATCCAGATATTAGGATTTGGCAGGTCAAAGTCTGTGGGGATCCGCAAGGGAGAAATAAATGATTTTGACATGACGAGCGAATGTATTTACCAGGCGCTCAACGAGGCAGAGCTCAAAGCTAATGTCACGATTAATGAATTATATCTGGCGTGTACGGGTGGACATATCAAAAGCTTTTCACACCGGGGCGATGCAATGATTTCAGGCGAGGAAAGTGAAGTCTGCTTGTATGATCTTGACGAGGTGGAGGAATCCGCCAAGGAGGCGGCCATCCCAGCAGAGGACACTTTGATCCATGCGGTGCTCCAACATTATTATGTGGATGGAAAAGAAGGAATCCGTAATCCTGTTGGACAATTGGGTACCAAGCTTGAAGCGGATTACCTCCTGATACACGGGCGCGAACTGAGGATTAAAAATGCCATCAAATGTGTGAAGAGTACAGGGGTCGAAGTTTATGATGTGGTTTTTTCCCCTGTAGCCGCCGCCCAGACAATTTTGAAACAGGATGATAAAAGGCATGGTGCCATAATGATCGATATCGGGGCGGGTACCACTGAGTATGTTGTTTATGCGAATGATGCCATAAAGCATGCAGGAGTCATTGCTGTCGGGGGAGAACATATTACTAATGATATTTCGATTGGATTAAAGCCCACCTCGGCAGCATCCGAGAGGTTAAAAATCGAGCATGGAAGCCTATTAGTGGAAGATATGGATTCCCAAGAGCTGATCAATTTAAGGGGTGAGTTAGCCTATGAAGAATGGACCGTTTCTAAGGCTGACCTGACGGCTATCATGAGGGCAAGGGTGGAGGAAATATTTGAACTAGTCCACCAAGACATTGAGAGCAAGGGATTGATGCCTTATTTAAGGCATGGTGTCTACCTGACAGGAGGATCGAGTATGATTGTGGGAATCGCTGAGCTTGCGGAGGAGGTTTTTGAATTACCGGTCAATGTCCTTCAGGGGCCACAAACAAACACGCAAATACCCCTTGATTTGAATCCTGAATATTCTGTGGTCGTGGGGCTCTTGAAATATGCACATAAAGTCGAAGAAGAAAAAGCTGAGAGAATGCCGCATCAGACACTTGAACGGATCAGTCGCCGCGTAATGGATTTTATCTACGCGATGAAAAGCTTAATATTTTAAAATAATAGATCAGAGGGAATAAATATGATTGAATTCAATAGGGACGGAATCTTGGGTGAACAGGCCTCACTACCGCCAAGCCGTATTAAAATATTCGGCGTGGGTGGGGTGGGGATTCATTGTATTGATAAAATGATTATTGAAGGCCTTAACCAAATGCCTTTGGTTTCTTTTGATACCCGTGCACAATCCCTTGAATCGAGTATTGCTGGGGAAAAAGTACTGTTAGGCAAAAGGATCTTACGCGGGATCGGGGCCGGGGGTGATCCTGAGTCTGGAAAATCGGCAGCCACTGATGATGAGGGGGTCATCCTCTCACTGATGAAAGATACAGACATTGTTTTTCTGGTCGGCGCACTGGGGGGAGGCACAGCTACGGGAGGGCTCCCTGTATTTGCGAAGACGGCCCGTGTCGCGGGAATAAAAACAGTGTCCATAGTGACCCTTCCCTATGACTTCGAAGGAAAACGCAGGATGGATGATGCCCGGCGGGCATTGGATCTATTAGAGGAGGTTTCGGATTGTGTCTTGGTTTTGGATCATTCACGTTTATCGGATTTGATCGATGAGAT
The Verrucomicrobiota bacterium DNA segment above includes these coding regions:
- the murC gene encoding UDP-N-acetylmuramate--L-alanine ligase — encoded protein: MNHIQKLINEKNGRIHLIGVGGSGMSGIARILLQKGCPVSGSDLLQNNEIEKLQALGLKFQNRHHASHVKDAALVVYSSAIRCENEEYKAAQEEGIPLVRRAEALSVLMGSQKSVAVAGMHGKTTTTSMLAFVLKACHQQPSYYVGAEVPDLGASAELGMGEQFVAEIDESDGTVTLFEPEYSIVLNIEEEHLDYYKDIRAILSAFETLGSNTQKKIFYCADDTETFLLFAKSDKAVSFGFGDVSTIRAIDVQPGQFSSTFKVMNNNCLLGSVTLNVPGRQNISNSLAVIAVALEFNLSFEKVAKALGGFCGARRRFEVKLKTNNFVVVDDYAHHPTEIKATLAAAKSGHSQRIIALFQPHRYSRTMHFRDEFAKAFSDADLLFLTDIYAASEKPVDGVTGKTIYDAVKLESGIQVDYEPNFRKLLSKVSQIAQPGDMIITLGAGNIHEVAAKIADELKTFEGIRAVTKPETKILRQEPMRKHTTMHVGGPAQFWIEPADEVDLKVILEYAASHDIPRIVVGRGSNLLVKEGGINGFVLHLGSPYFKRVEILEGNRILTGAGARNKEVVMQLKRMNLGGFEYLAGVPGNIGGALRMNAGAMEGSTFDVVESVRFMDDRGIIYDKKKEELEVYYRNVPVFRTHIALSAVLKASVDTTEQITQRLKVMDTKRWTTQPAAPSAGCIFKNPAMCGAGKLIDELGLKDTRVGGVRVSDIHGNFIINDAKGTANDVLELIEIIKQKAKEVRGIELETEVMILGEDEDGVIYE
- a CDS encoding D-alanine--D-alanine ligase translates to MNKPVSQMNIAVLKGGISSEREVSLRSGAAVAEALAGEVASVVEVDIQSKDFSLPAGIDFAFLALHGEFGEDGQIQNILEHKKILYSGAGVEESRNGFDKILTKLLFEKASVKTPGFELLDEPQARLSKLHAPIVIKPPCQGSSVGIEIIKGESLIAGAIQRGYRYGSRLLVEEFHQGRELTVGVIGGEVLPVVEIRPKSGFYDYTNKYTQGASEYQVPADLSPEETEIVQAEALKAYHAISGHLVYGRVDVILDSKKNPWVLEVNTIPGMTGTSLLPKAAAAMGISFPALCLKVIVESLKARLSVSEVLL
- a CDS encoding FtsQ-type POTRA domain-containing protein; this translates as MNYRRSTGINPKLLNVKVTSRKKTTVKTQSSGKFLLVLVIVVFSLTATVLATKFLAQKMFYENESYTLQNIYIDNHAQMSQVEILQIAQVKKGDNLFALDLEEVRSKLEGIPHIKNAEVYRQLPDSLTIRLIERQPVARLGLWSGKVDNGVRVIDQYLLDDESVVMGRRPAQSPHYPFLVGLNEKQEIKEGMKLANPEAIAACKLLKRIDVSPARSIIEIVQIDVSKKDQVTLVLNDGARIKVLSQFVDEHIERLEAILNYTHQNEKILQTADLTVDRNVPVVFQP
- the ftsA gene encoding cell division protein FtsA — translated: MRNKSKIIVGLEVGTSKVTAIVGEIKPDNSIQILGFGRSKSVGIRKGEINDFDMTSECIYQALNEAELKANVTINELYLACTGGHIKSFSHRGDAMISGEESEVCLYDLDEVEESAKEAAIPAEDTLIHAVLQHYYVDGKEGIRNPVGQLGTKLEADYLLIHGRELRIKNAIKCVKSTGVEVYDVVFSPVAAAQTILKQDDKRHGAIMIDIGAGTTEYVVYANDAIKHAGVIAVGGEHITNDISIGLKPTSAASERLKIEHGSLLVEDMDSQELINLRGELAYEEWTVSKADLTAIMRARVEEIFELVHQDIESKGLMPYLRHGVYLTGGSSMIVGIAELAEEVFELPVNVLQGPQTNTQIPLDLNPEYSVVVGLLKYAHKVEEEKAERMPHQTLERISRRVMDFIYAMKSLIF